One Purpureocillium takamizusanense chromosome 1, complete sequence genomic window carries:
- a CDS encoding uncharacterized protein (COG:D~EggNog:ENOG503PEQ9), with translation MPLSLSLRYRRLPAKSEITSVGVSPSSTSAFAIYIAPQTNQSWIDFFDLDTQRGYTKATGAHAVFGPPASSPISPCSSSLSSRIPGGSGGGLASTITSSIARISEKSIANSTSASLAGSAHRVATLRDWTVQLGPNIEYHHSSTVLVRDFATGKTAIELRDAARGPVVWSHDGLAIAAGDASARGRVGVWDVRTGARIGRVVSHIDDVTHAAFTPEMTLVTLSRDGTARVSDPTTGRTLSRLEIEGTTAAAANPRLLAVSRDGRSIVSLWGTTVHVWIPGASHLTSYDLRTVRQTESWPLCVSPDGRWMASRTEDGLEVLDVASGAVAWERREEAACMDNMVTAAAFSGDGSVLVLGRMSGAVEVWDVVEKN, from the coding sequence ATGCCTCTATCACTCTCCTTACGCTACCGGCGCCTCCCCGCCAAGTCGGAAATCACCTCGGTCGGcgtctctccctcttccACATCCGCCTTCGCCATCTACATCGCGCCACAGACCAACCAGTCCTGGATCGACTTCTTTGACCTAGACACTCAGCGCGGCTACACCAAGGCCACCGGGGCGCACGCCGTCTTCGGCCCACCCGCCTCTTCGCCTATCTCACCTTGCTCCTCATCCTTATCATCACGCatccccggcggcagcggcgggggccttgccagcaccatcaccagcagcatcgcccGCATCAGCGAGAAGAGCATCGCCAACAGTACCAGCGCGAGCCTTGCCGGTAGCGCGCACCGCGTCGCCACCCTGCGCGACTGGACCGTCCAGCTCGGCCCCAACATCGAGTACCACCACAGCAgcaccgtcctcgtccgcgacTTCGCCACCGGCAAGACCGCCATCGAGCTGcgggacgccgcccgcgggcccGTGGTCTGGAGCCACGACGggctcgccatcgccgccggggatGCCTCCGCGCGCGGCCGTGTGGGTGTCTGGGACGTCCGCACGGGAGCCCGCATCGGCCGCGTGGTCAGCcacatcgacgacgtcacgCACGCCGCCTTCACGCCCGAGATGACGCTCGTGACGCTCTCGCGGGATGGCACCGCGCGCGTCAGCGACCCGACCACCGGCCGCACGCTCAGCCGCCTCGAGATCGagggcaccaccgccgccgccgccaacccgcGTCTGCTGGCCGTGTCGCGGGACGGACGCTCCATCGTCTCGCTCTGGGGCACGACGGTGCACGTGTGGATTCCCGGCGCGAGCCACCTGACGTCCTACGACCTGCGAACGGTGCGCCAGACCGAATCATGGCCGCTTTGCGTCTCCCCTGACGGACGGTGGATGGCCAGCCGCAccgaggacggcctcgaggtgctcgacgtGGCGTCGGGGGCCGTCGCCTGGGAGCGCAGAGAGGAGGCCGCGTGCATGGACAACATggtcacggcggcggccttttcGGGAGACGGCAGCGTGCTCGTCCTGGGCAGGAtgagcggcgccgtcgaggtgtGGGATGTGGTGGAGAAGAACTGA
- a CDS encoding Alcohol dehydrogenase (NADP(+)) (EggNog:ENOG503NVVI~COG:Q), with the protein MAYPEKFTGFQSPSADKWLEFDKNSWTPRPFGDHDVDIKIECCGVCASDKHTISGDWGGCPYPLAVGHEVVGKVRKVGSKVTLAKVGQRVGVGAQVWSCGDCRRCKSDNETYCTQQIDAYGAPYLDTGYTTQGGYSSHTRTHEFWVYPIPEKLPSAEAAPMLCAGITVYSPLKRFGAGPGKKVGVVGIGGLGHYGIIFAKALGAEVWAISRSRAKEADAKKMGASGLIATGEKGWDEEHKGTFDLIINTANSFDGFELEKYLSLLDVHGRWNSVGLPGGDGISIKNQDFISNGCFIGTTHLGSRREMLEMLQLAADKGLQGWVEEIPISREGLQKAMEKLEKSSVRYRSCMVGYDEAFGA; encoded by the exons ATGGCGTACCCTGAAAAGTTCACCGGCTTCcagtcgccctcggcggacAAGTGGCTCGAGTTCGACAAGAACTCATGGACCCCGCGCCCCTTTGGCGAccacgacgtcgacatcaaGATTGAGTGCTGCGGCGTCTGCGCCAGCGACAAGCATACCATCAGCGGCGACTGGGGCGGCTGCCCTTACCCCTTGGCCGTCGGGCACGAGGTGGTCGGAAAGGTGCGCAAGGTCGGCTCCAAGGTGACGCTGGCCAAGGTCGGCCAGCGCGTGGGCGTCGGTGCCCAGGTTTGGTCCTGCGGCGACTGCCGACGATGCAAGTCGGACAACGAGACATATTGCACCCAGCAGATCGACGCCTATGGCGCGCCGTATCTCGACACGGGGTACACCACGCAGGGCGGCTACTCGTCGCACACGCGCACCCACGAGTTCTG GGTGTACCCGATCCCCGAGAAGCTCCCaagcgccgaggcggcgcccatgcTGTGCGCAGGTATTACCGTGTACAGCCCGCTGAAGcgcttcggcgccgggcccggcaagaaggtcggcgtcgttggcatcggcggcctcgggcacTACGGTATCATCTTTGCCAAGGCGCTCGGGGCCGAGGTGTGGGCAATCTCACGTTCgcgggccaaggaggcggatGCCAAGAAGATGGGCGCCAGTGGGCTCATTGCGACGGGCGAGAAGGGCTGGGACGAGGAACACAAGGGGACCTTTgacctcatcatcaacacggCCAACTCCTTCGACGGGTTCGAGCTCGAAAAGTACCTGAGCCTGCTCGACGTGCACGGGCGTTGGAACTCGGTGGGCctgccgggcggcgacggcatctcCATTAAGAACCAGGACTTCATCTCGAACGGGTGCTTCATCGGCACGACTCATCTGGGCAGCCGACGCGAGATGCTGGAGATGCTGCAACTGGCGGCGGACAAGGGTCTCCAGGGGTGGGTCGAGGAGATTCCCATCTCGCGCGAGGGCCTGCAGAAGGCCATGGAGAAACTCGAGAAGAGCAGCGTCAGGTATCGCTCCTGCATGGTCGGCTATGATGAGGCCTTTGGCGCGTAG
- a CDS encoding uncharacterized protein (EggNog:ENOG503P8KY~SECRETED:SignalP(1-22~SECRETED:cutsite=TRS-AK~SECRETED:prob=0.6184)~TransMembrane:3 (n4-15c20/21o44-62i74-93o99-116i)): MTRALQVTAAGWLIIALGHTRSAKDWQPHIKNLPNLAYTCAKAGWYEGSGYFVMTALLNYAWAQNPELLQQPIFKTMAGLLVAITAVAGWYYAKRGLGSIALPVGAIGALQAYSAFSI, encoded by the exons atGACTAGAGCGCTCCAAGttaccgccgccggctggctcATCATTGCCCTGGGCCACACG CGCTCGGCAAAGGACTGGCAGCCGCACATCAAGAACCTCCCGAACCTGGCTTACACGTGCGCCAAGGCCGGCTGGTACGAGGGAAGCGGCTACTTTGTCATGACCG CGCTGCTCAACTACGCGTGGGCACAGAACCccgagctcctccagcaaCCCATCTTCAAGACCATGGCCGGCCTCTTGGTGGCCATaaccgccgtcgccgggtgGTACTATGCCAAGCGGGGGCTCGGGTCCATCGCCCTGCCCGTCGGCGCGATTGGCGCGCTGCAGGCGTACTCGGCGTTTTCGATCTAG
- the DUR3 gene encoding urea active transporter (EggNog:ENOG503NUX6~COG:E~TransMembrane:15 (o12-34i54-71o91-110i131-159o165-184i196-214o255-276i288-316o336-362i397-421o427-449i456-476o496-519i570-589o609-629i)) has translation MSSPGPALSQGVGYGIILGLGLAFAVFMIAITHILKRFNNEVQTSEMFNTAGRAVKSGLVASAVVSSWTWAATLLQSSGVCYRYGVSGPFWYASGATVQILLFATLAITLKKRAPNAHTFLEAIRARYGAPAHFTFIVFGVFTNTLVSLMLIAGCAATLHALTGVHAVAAIFLLPLPVTTYTFVGGLKATFITDYVHGFALLLIIIYFALKAYATSDLLGSPSRVYDLLVEAARSHPVDGNAEGSYLTMRSQGGVIFFVINIVGNFGTVFLDNGYYNKAIAANPVAALPGYVMGGLAWFAIPWLTATTLGLAAIALESNPVFPTFPDRMSEADISAGLALPYGALALAGKGGAVAVCLMIFLACTSSFNSELVATSTIFTYDIYRTYFRPNASGKHLIWMSHICMVVYTVIICCISVGLWYNGISMGYLYLLMGVLISAAVLPATLALLWRGQNRWAATLSPILGTVCAIVAWLVTAKKTCGALDVECTGSNDPMLAGNVTALLSPLLFVPILCLVFGVDKYDWQSMLEIRKADDHDMLQGSEVDPEVQRERELAQEANHQQEQLKLKRAFKIAAIITVTMALSFLVLWPMPMYGSGYIFSKKFFTGWVTVGIIWIFCSFIAVAIYPAWESRATLIRVTTVMLTGKAPRRHTVIEAETTEVESSGTATPVKVERDTKA, from the exons atgtcgAGCCCCGGCCCTGCCTTGAGCCAAGGCGTCGGGTATGgcatcatcctcggcctcggcctggcctTTGCCGTCTTCATG ATTGCCATCACGCACATCCTCAAGCGCTTCAACAACGAGGTCCAGACGTCGGAAATGTTCaacacggccggccgcgccgtcaagtcggggctcgtcgcctcggccgtcgtctcgtcgtggacgtgggcggcgacgctgctgcagaGCTCGGGCGTCTGCTACCGGTACGGCGTGTCGGGCCCCTTTTGGTAcgcgagcggcgcgacggTGCAGATCCTGCTCTTCGCGACGCTCGCCATCACGCTCAAGAAGCGCGCCCCCAACGCGCACACcttcctcgaggccatccgCGCCCGCTACGGCGCCCCCGCGCACTTCACcttcatcgtcttcggcgtCTTCACAAACACCCTCGTCTCGCTCATGCTCATCGCCggctgcgccgccaccctccacgcgctgacgggcgtccacgccgtcgccgccatcttcctcctccccctgccCGTCACCACCTACACCTTTGTCGGTGGGCTCAAGGCCACCTTCATCACCGACTACGTCCACGGCTTCGCCCTcctgctcatcatcatctacTTTGCCCTCAAGGCCTACGCCACCTCCGACCTGCTCGGCAGCCCCTCGCGCGTCTAcgacctcctcgtcgaggccgcccgctcgcatcccgtcgacggcaacgccGAGGGCTCCTACCTGACCATGCGGTcgcagggcggcgtcatcttcttcgtcaTCAACATCGTCGGCAACTTCGGcaccgtcttcctcgacaaCGGCTACTACAAcaaggccatcgccgccaaccccgTGGCCGCCCTCCCGGGCTACGTCATGGGCGGGCTCGCCTGGTTCGCCATCCCCTGGCTCACGGCCACGAcgctcggcctggccgccatcgccctcgagTCGAACCCCGTCTTCCCCACCTTCCCCGACCGCATGAGCGAGGCCGACATCtccgccggcctggccctcccctacggcgccctcgcgctcgccggcaagggcggcgccgtggccgtctgCCTCATGATCTTCCTCGCCTGCACCAGCAGCTTCAACTCGGAGCTCGTGGCCACGTCCACCATCTTCACCTACGACATCTACCGCACCTACTTCCGCCCCAACGCCAGCGGCAAGCACCTCATCTGGATGTCACACATCTGCATGGTCGTCTACACGGTCATCATCTGCTGCATCTCCGTCGGCCTCTGGTACAACGGCATCTCCATGGGCTACCTGTACCTGCTCATGGGCGTCCtcatctccgccgccgtcctcccCGCCACCCTGGCCCTCCTCTGGCGCGGCCAGAACCGCTGGGCCGCCACCCTCTCGCCCATCCTCGGCACCGTgtgcgccatcgtcgcctggctcgtcaccgccaagaagacgtgcggcgccctcgacgtcgagtgCACCGGGTCCAACGACCCCATGCTGGCGGGCAACGTCACCGCCCTCCTGTcgcccctcctcttcgtGCCCATACTGtgcctcgtcttcggcgtcgacaagTACGACTGGCAGTCCATGCTGGAGATTCGCAAAGCAGACGACCACGACATGCTGCAGGGCTCCGAGGTGGATCCCGAGGTCCAGCGCGAGCGGGAGCTCGCCCAGGAAGCCAACcaccagcaggagcagctcaAGCTGAAGCGCGCCTTCAAGATTGCAGCCATCATTACGGTTACCAT GGCACTGTCGTTCCTCGTCCTCTGGCCGATGCCCATGTACGGGAGTGGATACATATTCTCCAAAAAGTTCTTCACCGGCTGGGTCACCGTCGGCATCATCTGGATCTTCTGCtccttcatcgccgtcgccatctaCCCCGCGTGGGAGAGCAGAGCGACGCTGATTCGCGTCACCACTGTCATGTTGACGGGcaaggcgccgcgccgccacacggtcatcgaggccgagacgacagaggtcgagtcgagcgggacggcgacgcccgtcaAGGTAGAGCGGGATACAAAGGCGTAA
- a CDS encoding Lipoyl(octanoyl) transferase (COG:H~BUSCO:EOG09264AWW~EggNog:ENOG503NYXN) has product MGVPGGFVSYDDAQSVQEEHRGRMLAWKALTEAQRRDARCPRPLLISFECTPTFTLGRRQDDLTPAQAAHLQQPLVVRGRSGGASERLVPVVRKTNRGGLTTYHGPGQLVLWPVVDMHSPLYARYGVASYAGHLEATTQRLLATRFGVGASTVRDEPGVWVDAAGDRPRKMAALGVHHRRYVTALGLALNVDLPVEGSEETNPWARFVPCGLEGKAVTSVAAEAGGRLEAAWDAGELAAEWARLFEEGMLDEAKRTFDGLRR; this is encoded by the exons ATGGGAGT GCCCGGTGGCTTCGTCAgctacgacgacgcccagTCCGTGCAGGAGGAACACCGCGGCCGCATGCTCGCATGGAAGGCCCTCACcgaggcgcagcgccgcgacgcgcgTTGTCCCAGGCCGCTGCTCATCTCCTTTGAGTGCACGCCAACCTTCACCCTCGGGCGCCGGCAGGACGACCTCACTcctgcgcaggcggcgcacctgcagcagcccCTGGTGGTGCGTGGGCggtccggcggcgcgtcggagcgcctcgtccccgtGGTGCGCAAGACGAACCGCGGCGGCCTGACGACGTACCATGGCCCCGGGCAGCTCGTCCTATGGCCCGTCGTGGACATGCACTCGCCGCTGTACGCACGCTACGGCGTGGCCTCGTACGCGGGCCATCTCGAGGCCACCAcccagcggctgctggctACGCGCTTCGGCGTGGGCGCCTCGACggtgcgcgacgagccgggCGTGTGGGTCGATGCGGCCGGCGACCGCCCGCGcaagatggcggcgctgggcgtgcaCCATCGGCGCTATGTGACGGCGCTCGGCCTGGCCCTCAACGTGGACCTGCCAGTCGAGGGAAGCGAGGAGACGAATCCGTGGGCGCGGTTCGTGCCGTGCGGGCTGGAGGGCAAGGCAGTCACGAGCGTGGCCGCAGAGGCGGGCGGAAGGCTAGAGGCGGCATGGGACGCCGGGGAGCTTGCTGCCGAGTGGGCGAGGCTGTTTGAAGAGGGGATGCTTGACGAGGCTAAGCGAACGTTTGACGGACTGCGGAGGTGA
- a CDS encoding uncharacterized protein (SECRETED:SignalP(1-17~SECRETED:cutsite=VQG-AA~SECRETED:prob=0.3399)) encodes MSKLFLITSLALAAVQGAAPGASGASTGAGAPGAPADTATTTSGKKCVNPVGQLESINKYDSQKHGACEWEKARAVLCNSGREADPKGYVPCLWPKGKAESDFDRAQADCLACKQGGQGEEKMAPEEVKKWTAAQKKGKAIVLANPTGDKEIWDVTFGIYKNLGKTEETPTEEPSPSGNDTAPETSGDANFNLDAYFEATIQKYKSVESVSVCSYNKEVLVSSNGADESTSSNGADESTSTNTTEQSSQSRVVNIVQYDKTAFRFQLKGGVMGVVFVNKKENLALTSSSNSTRAATEEDRKTLPKVEKITKGVEEEDVKQSKPVEVKKASPECEKSMKKLQEEVLPKAQGELSEEKKKEVVKEVTSELTVKIQAKTKEVTVTSEGIKTGKASSGGEGGDAEDASEAGSATGSKGGKGGSDEDGEDGEAGSSSAGSQKTAKSGSKGGKSGKKPNSCKRRRRRSNTVAA; translated from the coding sequence ATGTCGAAGCTTTTCCTCATCACGAGCttggcccttgccgccgtgcAGGGCGCCGCTCCTGGCGCATCGGGTGCCTCtaccggcgccggcgcaccGGGTGCCCCTGCTGACACTGCGACGACAACGTCCGGGAAGAAGTGCGTCAACCCAGTGGGCCAGCTCGAGTCCATCAACAAGTACGACTCGCAGAAGCACGGGGCCTGCGAGTGGGAAAAGGCCCGGGCGGTCCTCTGCAACAGTGGCCGAGAAGCCGACCCCAAGGGCTACGTGCCCTGCCTTTggcccaagggcaaggcggaGAGCGACTTCGACAGGGCCCAGGCGGATTGCCTGGCTTGCaagcagggcgggcagggcgaggagaagatggcgccTGAGGAAGTCAAAAAATGGACTGCGGCACAGAAAAAGGGCAAGGCGATTGTTCTGGCAAACCCGACGGGTGACAAGGAGATCTGGGACGTCACCTTTGGAATATACAAGAACCTCGGCAAGACCGAGGAGACGCCAACTGAAGAACCCAGCCCCAGCGGGAACGACACCGCGCCTGAGACCTCGGGGGATGCCAACTTCAACCTGGACGCCTACTTTGAGGCGACGATCCAGAAATACAAGTCTGTGGAAAGCGTCTCGGTGTGCTCGTACAACAAGGAAGTCTTGGTTTCCAGCAATGGAGCGGACGAGAGCACGTCCAGCAACGGAGCGGACGAGAGCACGTCTACCAACACCACCGAGCAGAGCAGCCAGTCCCGAGTCGTCAACATTGTTCAATACGACAAGACGGCATTCCGGTTCCAGCTCAAGGGCGGGGTCATGGGCGTCGTGTTTGTCAACAAGAAGGAGAATCTGGCCctgaccagcagcagcaacagcaccagaGCCGCTACCGAGGAGGACCGCAAGACACTGCCCAAGGTTGAGAAGATCACaaagggcgtcgaggaagaggacgtcAAGCAGTCGAAGCCCGTCGAGGTGAAGAAGGCGAGCCCCGAGTGCGAGAAGTCGATGAAGAAGCTGCAGGAGGAGGTGCTGCCCAAGGCCCAGGGAGAACTGtccgaggagaagaagaaggaggtgGTCAAGGAGGTCACTAGCGAGCTCACGGTCAAGATCCAAGCCAAGACCAAGGAAGTCACGGTTACCTCCGAGGGTatcaagacgggcaaggcttcctccggcggcgagggaggcgacgccgaggacgcgagcgaggccggctcggccaccggcagcaagggcggcaagggcggcagcgacgaggacggcgaggacggcgaggctggctcgtcgtccgctGGCAGTCAGAAGACGGCCAAGTCCGgctccaagggcggcaagtcCGGCAAGAAGCCCAACTCTtgcaagcgccgccgccgccgcagcaacaccgtcgccgcctaA
- a CDS encoding 3-oxoacyl-[acyl-carrier-protein] reductase (EggNog:ENOG503Q33K~COG:Q), which yields MSLSGKVAVITGGSNGIGKACVERLARDGASVVINYASDTESADALVRSIGTDRALAVQADVSTMDGLARVVDEAVARFGKIDILMANAGTMPMRNVENTTEADFDKTFALNVKGPYFLAQRAVPHMPRGARIIFVSTGLCHNSAVPPDYLLYAASKGAVEQMTRVLAKGLAATRGIIVNAVAPGPTSTEFFYRGKSEALIEGMKKAFPFGRLGEPEEVAGMVAFLAGEDSKWVNGQTYMVNGGLFV from the exons ATGTCTCTCTCCGGCAAggtcgccgtcatcaccggCGGATCCAACGGCATCGGCAAGGCGtgcgtcgagcgcctcgcccgcgacggcgccagcgtcgtcatCAACTACGCCTCCGACACCGAGTcggccgacgccctggtGCGCTCCATCGGCACCgaccgcgccctcgccgtccaggctGACGTGTCGACCATGGACGGCCTCGCGAGAGTCGtagacgaggccgtcgcgcgctTCGGCAAGATCGACATCCTCATGGCAAACGCGGGGACGATGCCCATGCGCAACGTGGAGAACACGACCGAGGCGGACTTTGACAAGACTTTTGCGCTCAACGTCAAGGGGCCATACTTTTTAGCGCAG AGAGCCGTACCACACATGCCCAGAGGCGCGAGAATCATCTTCGTCTCGACCGGCCTGTGCCACAACTCGGCCGTCCCGCCCGACTACCTGCTCTACGCGGCGAGCAAGGGCGCCGTGGAGCAGATGACGCGGGTCTTGGCCAAGGGCCTGGCCGCCACAAggggcatcatcgtcaacgccGTGGCCCCcgggccgacgtcgacggagTTCTTCTACCGCGGCAAGTCGGAGGCCCTCATTGAGGGAATGAAGAAGGCGTTTCCGTTTGGGCGCCTCGGTGAGCCCGAGGAGGTGGCTGGCATGGTGGCCTTTTTGGCTGGCGAGGACAGCAAGTGGGTGAATGGGCAGACGTACATGGTGAACGGCGGTCTGTTCGTCTAA
- a CDS encoding uncharacterized protein (TransMembrane:4 (i12-32o52-73i85-104o130-147i)~EggNog:ENOG503P448), with the protein MASQRVALRLPVAYRAFFLLVEPLSALAGAFYNHVRQRRYLELLDAASAPAQVPLSTSVAMSQLANMYLFFALNEALVLRSTWDLRVWRTVLLVLLIADLGHLYSMKELGPAIYYNVAGWNVGDWGNVPWVYAGAALRICFLAGVGLDGSKRARKQQ; encoded by the coding sequence ATGGCCTCACAACGCGTCGCTCTTCGTCTGCCGGTCGCGTATCGCGCCTTCttcctgctcgtcgagccGCTGTCCGCCCTCGCGGGCGCCTTCTACAACCACGTCCGCCAGCGACGGTACCTCGAGTTGCTCGATGCGGCATCAGCCCCGGCGCAGGTGCCCTTGAGCACGTCGGTGGCCATGTCACAACTGGCCAACATGTACCTATTCTTCGCCCTCAACGAGGCACTCGTGCTTCGATCGACATGGGACTTGCGCGTGTGGCGGACggtgttgctggtgctgctcatCGCCGACCTCGGCCACCTCTACTCCATGAAAGAGCTCGGCCCCGCGATATACTACAACGTCGCGGGTTGGAACGTGGGAGACTGGGGGAACGTGCCGTGGGTGtacgcgggcgcggcgctgagAATCTGCTTCCTTGCGGGCGTCGGGCTTGACGGGTCGAAGCGGGCGCGTAAGCAGCAGTGA